A window of the Bacteroides thetaiotaomicron VPI-5482 genome harbors these coding sequences:
- a CDS encoding FecR family protein → MNSIRDNINDEFIKVIAQQNQMHVLPDSTKVWMESGSSIKYTKAFNKKREVWLEGNSFFEVYKHEGSFFQVHINKAFIEVKGTCFQIKQTNAEKNEITLFHGKIEFNVESTGEKIIMSPSQKVMYNPNNAQTLVENVMDINWKDGRYNFKETPLSQLISIINQIYQSNIILEGKFTKQPSFTGSIRYDETLDDVIDKLCFSLNLTYKKQNRKIVIYN, encoded by the coding sequence ATGAATTCAATCAGAGATAATATTAACGACGAATTTATAAAGGTGATAGCACAACAAAACCAAATGCACGTTTTACCGGATAGTACAAAAGTATGGATGGAATCAGGTAGTTCCATTAAATACACAAAAGCCTTCAACAAAAAAAGAGAAGTATGGTTAGAAGGCAACTCATTTTTTGAGGTATATAAACATGAAGGCAGTTTCTTCCAAGTACATATTAATAAAGCTTTTATAGAAGTAAAGGGAACCTGTTTCCAAATCAAGCAAACTAATGCTGAAAAAAATGAAATCACGCTGTTTCATGGTAAAATTGAATTCAATGTAGAATCTACAGGAGAGAAAATTATCATGTCTCCATCGCAAAAGGTAATGTATAATCCAAACAATGCACAAACATTAGTTGAGAATGTTATGGATATCAATTGGAAGGACGGAAGATACAACTTCAAAGAAACCCCATTATCCCAGCTCATTTCGATTATAAATCAAATATACCAATCAAATATAATTCTAGAAGGAAAGTTTACTAAACAGCCTTCATTCACAGGCAGCATCCGTTATGATGAAACATTGGATGACGTGATAGATAAACTCTGTTTCAGCCTTAACCTTACATACAAAAAACAGAATAGAAAAATAGTAATATATAATTAA
- a CDS encoding RNA polymerase sigma-70 factor, giving the protein MEETIILEKVKAGDAAAFSLLYDLYWLKVYNFARLYITSSSVISEVVQDVFVKVWESKEFLDITKNFDGLLFMITRNIIFNYSRRHFNELNFKMTVLKGLENSYDIEEELDAADLKNYIDKLISQLPARRQQIFRMSREEHLSNREIAERCAVSEKAIERQITLALKFIKENLPLFVVFMG; this is encoded by the coding sequence ATGGAGGAGACAATAATTCTGGAAAAGGTAAAAGCGGGAGATGCGGCTGCATTTTCTTTGCTGTATGACCTTTATTGGCTGAAGGTTTATAACTTTGCACGACTTTATATCACTTCATCTTCCGTGATTTCAGAAGTAGTTCAGGATGTTTTTGTGAAAGTTTGGGAGTCCAAAGAGTTTCTTGATATTACCAAGAATTTTGATGGGTTGCTTTTTATGATTACCCGTAATATTATATTCAATTATTCGCGTAGACATTTTAACGAGCTGAATTTTAAAATGACAGTTCTGAAAGGACTTGAAAATTCTTATGATATAGAAGAGGAATTGGATGCTGCTGATTTGAAGAACTATATTGATAAATTGATTTCGCAACTTCCGGCCAGACGACAGCAGATCTTTAGAATGAGCCGCGAAGAGCATCTATCTAATCGGGAAATCGCGGAACGTTGTGCAGTCAGTGAAAAAGCAATAGAACGGCAGATAACATTAGCATTGAAGTTCATCAAAGAGAACCTTCCTTTATTTGTCGTATTTATGGGATAA
- a CDS encoding right-handed parallel beta-helix repeat-containing protein, with the protein MRTFLSLKTCLLSALLLCVNSIAASKIISVSDFGLKPDSRINAVPFIQKAIDACKQHPGSTLVFPKGRYDFWAQHAIEKDYYETNTYDVNPKILAVLLEQINDLTIDGNGSEFIMHGRMQPFTLDHCRNITLKNFSVDWEIPLTAQGIVTQSTSEYLEIEIDSHQYPYIIENKRLTFVGEGWKSSLWAIMQFDPDTHLVLPNTGDNLGWRSYDATEINPGLIRLSDPKKEADKFFPAPGTVLVLRHSTRDHAGIFIYHSMDTKLENVKLFHTCGLGILSQYSKNISFNDVHIIPNTSKKRVLSGHDDGFHFMGCSGLLKIENCSWAGLMDDPINIHGTCSRIMEVLSPTRIKCKFMQDMSEGMEWGRPDETIGFIEHKTMRTVATGKMNKFEALNKAEFIIELSVPLPAGVEAGYVIENLTCTPDAEIRNCHFGSCRARGLLVSTPGKVIIENNVFESSGSAILIAGDANAWYESGAVKDVLIRNNDFRYPCNSSIYQFCEAVISIDPEIPTPEQKYPYHRNIRIMDNTFHLFDYPILFARSVNGLTFSSNTLIRDTTYQPYHYRKEGITLEACKSVVISNNKIEGDVLGRIVTIEKMKPSDVKISKNPFFKLKK; encoded by the coding sequence ATGAGAACATTCCTATCATTAAAGACATGCTTACTATCTGCACTTTTACTTTGCGTAAACAGCATTGCAGCAAGCAAGATTATTTCCGTATCTGATTTCGGTTTGAAACCCGACAGCCGTATCAACGCAGTTCCATTTATACAAAAGGCAATCGATGCTTGCAAGCAACATCCCGGTTCCACGCTTGTTTTCCCAAAAGGAAGATATGACTTCTGGGCACAACATGCTATCGAAAAAGATTATTACGAAACGAACACCTACGATGTTAATCCCAAAATTCTCGCCGTGCTATTGGAGCAGATCAATGATCTGACGATTGACGGTAATGGTTCTGAGTTTATTATGCATGGACGGATGCAACCATTCACTTTGGATCATTGCCGGAACATTACTTTAAAGAATTTCTCCGTCGATTGGGAAATCCCATTAACTGCGCAAGGTATTGTCACTCAATCTACCTCCGAATACCTTGAGATCGAAATCGACTCCCACCAATATCCTTATATCATAGAAAACAAACGACTGACTTTTGTCGGCGAAGGATGGAAAAGCAGTCTTTGGGCGATCATGCAGTTTGATCCCGACACCCATCTCGTCCTGCCAAATACAGGTGATAACTTAGGCTGGCGCTCATACGATGCAACAGAAATAAACCCCGGATTAATACGCTTATCCGATCCTAAAAAGGAGGCTGATAAATTCTTCCCTGCGCCGGGTACGGTCCTTGTGTTACGACACAGCACCAGAGATCACGCCGGTATCTTCATTTACCACAGTATGGATACAAAGCTAGAGAACGTAAAGCTATTCCATACCTGCGGACTGGGAATTCTGTCACAATATAGCAAGAATATCTCTTTCAATGATGTACATATCATCCCTAACACTTCCAAGAAACGTGTGCTGAGCGGACATGACGACGGTTTCCACTTCATGGGATGCAGCGGATTACTCAAGATTGAGAACTGTAGTTGGGCAGGATTGATGGATGACCCTATTAACATCCATGGAACATGTTCCCGTATTATGGAAGTTCTTTCTCCTACCCGTATCAAATGCAAGTTCATGCAAGACATGAGTGAAGGGATGGAATGGGGACGCCCAGACGAAACAATCGGATTTATAGAGCATAAAACCATGCGTACCGTAGCTACCGGTAAAATGAATAAATTTGAAGCACTGAATAAAGCTGAATTTATCATCGAATTATCAGTACCACTTCCAGCCGGAGTGGAAGCCGGATATGTAATAGAGAATCTGACCTGCACACCTGATGCAGAAATACGCAACTGCCATTTCGGAAGTTGCCGGGCACGTGGTCTGCTTGTATCTACTCCCGGCAAGGTTATTATCGAGAACAATGTATTCGAATCCAGCGGCTCTGCCATTCTGATTGCCGGAGACGCAAACGCATGGTATGAATCAGGAGCTGTCAAAGATGTGCTGATACGCAACAATGATTTCCGTTACCCTTGCAATTCTTCAATTTATCAATTCTGTGAAGCTGTGATTAGCATTGACCCGGAAATACCGACACCGGAACAGAAGTACCCCTATCATCGCAATATCCGCATTATGGATAATACCTTCCACCTATTTGATTATCCGATACTCTTCGCACGTTCGGTAAACGGGCTCACCTTCTCCTCCAATACACTCATACGTGATACGACTTACCAGCCTTATCACTATCGCAAAGAAGGTATTACGCTGGAAGCATGTAAATCTGTAGTTATTTCAAACAATAAGATTGAAGGGGATGTATTAGGACGTATTGTTACAATTGAAAAGATGAAACCTTCGGATGTCAAGATTAGCAAGAATCCTTTCTTTAAACTGAAAAAATAA
- a CDS encoding Gfo/Idh/MocA family protein: protein MEDSPTQSHVLQLAHPPIPIVRIGIIGLGNRGLLTLQRYLQIEGTEIKALSEIREGNLNKAQLILKEAKHPEATGYTGPGGWRKMCECNDLDLIFICTDWLTHTPMATYAMECGKHVAIEVPAAMNIAECWQLVDTAEKTRRHCIMLENCCYDPFALTTLEMARQGVLGEIMHVEGAYIHDLRSMYFAEESEGGYHNHWGKRYSIEHTGNPYPTHGLGPACQILDIHRNDRMEYLVSMSTHQAGMSEYARKRFGENSPEARQKYKLGDVNTTLIHTAKGKTIMLQYNVSTPRPYSRLQTVCGTLGFAQKYPVPCIALDSHGDTPLEGEALETVLTRYKHPFSATIGEEAHRKGLPNEMNYVMDYRLIYCLRNGLPLDMDVYDAAEWSCITELSEKSVLNGSIPVEIPDFTRGVWKKHKH, encoded by the coding sequence ATGGAAGATTCTCCAACGCAATCACACGTACTGCAATTGGCACACCCCCCTATCCCAATTGTCCGCATCGGAATCATAGGATTGGGGAATCGAGGGCTACTCACCCTGCAACGTTATCTGCAAATAGAAGGAACCGAAATCAAAGCTCTCAGCGAAATCAGGGAAGGTAACTTGAACAAAGCCCAACTCATACTCAAAGAAGCAAAGCACCCCGAAGCCACGGGATATACCGGACCAGGCGGCTGGCGAAAGATGTGTGAATGCAACGATCTGGATTTAATTTTTATCTGTACAGACTGGCTCACTCACACCCCAATGGCAACCTATGCAATGGAATGCGGCAAACATGTAGCTATCGAAGTTCCTGCCGCCATGAATATAGCCGAATGCTGGCAACTGGTCGATACAGCAGAAAAGACAAGACGCCACTGTATCATGCTGGAAAATTGCTGTTATGACCCTTTTGCCCTGACTACTCTCGAAATGGCACGTCAAGGTGTACTCGGAGAAATAATGCATGTAGAAGGAGCGTATATTCACGATCTCCGTTCCATGTATTTTGCCGAAGAGAGCGAAGGCGGTTACCACAATCACTGGGGAAAAAGATACAGTATCGAACATACAGGCAATCCCTACCCCACCCACGGACTGGGACCTGCATGTCAGATTCTCGACATCCACCGCAATGACAGAATGGAATATCTCGTATCCATGTCCACCCATCAGGCCGGCATGAGCGAGTATGCGCGGAAAAGATTCGGAGAGAACTCACCGGAAGCCCGTCAGAAGTATAAGCTGGGAGATGTCAACACCACGCTTATCCATACCGCCAAAGGAAAAACGATCATGCTTCAGTATAATGTTTCTACTCCCCGCCCTTACAGTCGCCTGCAAACAGTATGCGGTACACTCGGCTTTGCACAAAAATATCCGGTACCATGCATTGCCCTGGATTCTCATGGAGATACTCCGCTTGAAGGCGAAGCACTGGAGACAGTATTAACTCGCTATAAACACCCTTTTAGCGCCACCATCGGCGAGGAAGCACATCGTAAAGGATTACCGAACGAAATGAACTATGTAATGGATTATCGGTTAATATATTGCCTGCGCAACGGACTGCCCCTTGACATGGACGTTTATGATGCAGCCGAATGGTCGTGTATCACCGAATTAAGCGAGAAGTCAGTATTGAACGGAAGTATTCCTGTAGAAATACCGGATTTCACCAGAGGTGTCTGGAAAAAACACAAACATTAG
- the ribH gene encoding 6,7-dimethyl-8-ribityllumazine synthase has product MATAYHNLSEYDFNSVPNAENMKFGIVVSEWNFNITGALLNGAVNTLKKHGVKDENILVKTVPGSFELTFGANQMMENCDVDAIIAIGCVIKGDTPHFDYVCMGATQGITELNATGDIPVIYGLITTNTMEQAEDRAGGKLGNKGDECAISAIKMIDFVWSLNK; this is encoded by the coding sequence ATGGCAACAGCATACCATAACTTATCCGAATACGATTTCAACTCTGTACCAAACGCTGAAAACATGAAATTCGGCATCGTCGTATCCGAATGGAATTTCAATATTACCGGAGCCTTATTGAACGGCGCAGTCAATACATTAAAAAAACATGGAGTGAAAGATGAAAATATTCTGGTAAAAACTGTACCGGGAAGTTTCGAACTAACTTTCGGCGCCAATCAAATGATGGAAAATTGCGATGTGGATGCAATTATTGCAATCGGTTGTGTAATTAAAGGAGATACTCCACATTTTGATTATGTTTGTATGGGAGCGACTCAAGGAATTACCGAATTAAACGCAACTGGCGACATACCAGTCATTTACGGATTAATTACCACCAATACAATGGAGCAAGCAGAGGATCGTGCCGGTGGCAAACTGGGTAACAAAGGAGATGAATGTGCAATTTCTGCAATAAAAATGATCGATTTTGTTTGGAGTTTAAATAAATAG
- a CDS encoding tetratricopeptide repeat protein has product MAEQKNQNEHLNVEDALTQSEAFLVKYKNAIIGGVVAVIIIVAGFIMYKNLYAEPREEKAQAALFKGQEYFEQDAYEQALNGDSIGYVGFLKVADEYSGTKAANLAKAYAGICYAQLGKYDEAVKMLDGFNGGDQMVAPAILGATGNCYAQLGQLDKAASTLLSAADKADNNSLSPIFLMQAGEILVKQGKYDDAVNAYTKIKDKYFQSYQAMDIDKYIEQAKLMKK; this is encoded by the coding sequence ATGGCAGAACAAAAGAATCAGAACGAACATCTGAACGTAGAAGATGCACTGACACAATCGGAAGCATTTCTTGTTAAGTACAAAAACGCAATCATCGGCGGTGTTGTAGCCGTGATTATCATCGTAGCAGGTTTTATCATGTACAAGAACCTCTATGCTGAGCCACGTGAAGAAAAGGCACAGGCTGCTCTTTTCAAAGGACAGGAATACTTTGAACAAGATGCTTATGAACAAGCACTGAACGGTGATAGTATTGGTTATGTAGGTTTCCTCAAAGTTGCCGACGAATATAGCGGAACAAAAGCCGCTAATCTGGCAAAAGCATATGCAGGAATCTGCTACGCACAACTGGGTAAATATGACGAAGCAGTAAAGATGCTCGACGGCTTCAACGGAGGCGACCAGATGGTAGCTCCCGCTATCCTCGGCGCAACAGGAAACTGCTACGCACAACTGGGTCAGCTGGACAAAGCCGCTTCTACCCTGCTCTCTGCAGCAGACAAAGCTGACAATAACTCATTAAGCCCTATCTTCCTGATGCAAGCCGGTGAAATTCTGGTGAAACAAGGAAAGTATGATGATGCCGTTAATGCCTACACTAAGATCAAGGACAAATACTTCCAGTCTTACCAGGCTATGGACATCGACAAGTACATCGAACAGGCTAAATTGATGAAGAAATAA
- a CDS encoding DNA replication/repair protein RecF has protein sequence MILKRISILNYKNLEQVEIGFSAKLNCFFGQNGMGKTNLLDAVYFLSFCKSSGNPIDSQNIRHEQDFFVIQGFYEAEDGTPEEIYCGMKRRSKKQFKRNKKEYSRFSDHIGFLPLVMVSPADSELIAGGSDERRRFMDVVISQYDKEYLEALIRYNKALAQRNTLLKSEFPVEEELFLVWEEMMAQAGEIVFRKREAFIEEFIPIFQSFYSFISQDKEQVGLSYDSHARDASLLEVLKQSRERDKIMGFSLRGIHKDELNMLLGDFPIKKEGSQGQNKTYLVALKLAQFDFLKRTGQTVPLLLLDDIFDKLDASRVEQIVKLVAGDNFGQIFITDTNREHLDRILQKVGSDYKVFRVDQGVINEMGAEQ, from the coding sequence ATGATACTGAAACGGATATCCATATTAAACTATAAGAATCTGGAACAGGTAGAGATCGGATTCTCCGCCAAACTGAATTGTTTCTTCGGACAGAACGGGATGGGAAAGACGAATCTGCTGGATGCAGTGTACTTTTTATCTTTCTGCAAGAGTTCGGGTAATCCGATTGATTCGCAGAACATTCGGCACGAACAGGATTTCTTTGTTATTCAGGGCTTTTATGAGGCGGAAGATGGCACACCAGAGGAGATTTACTGCGGAATGAAGCGTCGTTCGAAAAAGCAATTCAAACGGAATAAAAAGGAGTATAGCCGCTTTTCCGATCATATCGGCTTTCTGCCGTTAGTGATGGTTTCGCCTGCCGATTCGGAGTTGATAGCCGGAGGAAGTGACGAACGGCGCCGCTTTATGGACGTCGTGATCTCTCAGTATGATAAGGAATATCTGGAAGCATTGATACGCTATAATAAGGCATTGGCACAGCGTAATACCTTATTAAAAAGTGAATTTCCGGTAGAAGAGGAATTGTTCCTGGTTTGGGAGGAGATGATGGCGCAAGCGGGTGAAATTGTTTTTCGCAAGCGGGAGGCGTTTATCGAAGAGTTTATTCCTATTTTCCAGTCGTTTTATTCTTTTATTTCCCAGGATAAAGAACAGGTGGGTCTGTCTTATGATTCGCATGCACGGGATGCTTCTTTACTGGAAGTTCTGAAGCAAAGCCGGGAACGGGATAAGATTATGGGATTCTCTTTGCGGGGAATTCATAAAGATGAACTGAATATGCTGTTGGGCGACTTTCCGATCAAGAAGGAAGGTTCGCAGGGACAGAATAAAACGTATCTGGTAGCGTTGAAGCTGGCACAGTTCGACTTCTTGAAACGTACGGGGCAGACCGTCCCTTTATTGCTGTTGGATGATATTTTTGATAAACTGGATGCTTCGCGGGTAGAGCAGATTGTCAAGCTGGTGGCTGGTGATAACTTCGGACAGATATTTATTACGGATACTAACCGTGAACATCTGGATCGTATTCTGCAGAAGGTAGGCAGCGATTATAAAGTATTTCGCGTAGATCAGGGTGTAATTAATGAAATGGGAGCTGAACAATGA
- a CDS encoding DUF721 domain-containing protein, protein MKRNDAEQIGKLIQQYLRQESLESPLNEQRLLDAWPQVLGPAASYTSNLYIRNQTLYVHLTSAALRQELMMGRELLVRTLNQRVGATVITNIIFR, encoded by the coding sequence ATGAAACGTAACGATGCCGAGCAGATAGGAAAACTGATTCAGCAATACCTGCGTCAGGAGAGTCTGGAGTCTCCTCTCAATGAGCAGCGGTTGCTGGATGCCTGGCCGCAGGTGTTGGGACCGGCGGCAAGCTATACCAGTAATCTCTATATCCGTAACCAGACGCTGTATGTACATCTCACTTCCGCCGCCCTTCGTCAGGAACTGATGATGGGACGGGAACTTCTGGTGCGTACTCTGAATCAGAGAGTAGGGGCTACGGTTATCACAAACATTATTTTTCGTTGA
- a CDS encoding histidinol-phosphatase — MRTNYHTHTTRCLHATGSDEEFVLSAIKGGYQELGFSDHTPWEYHTDYVSDIRMTPEELPEYVESLRSLQKKYKDQISIKIGLECEYFPEYIPWLKGVIKEYQLDYIIFGNHHFHTDEKFPYFGRNTHTVDMLELYEESAIEGMESGLFAYLAHPDLFMRSYPEFDRHCKLVSRHICRTAARLNLPLEYNIGYEDYNDEHGITTIPHPAFWEIAAHEGCTAIIGVDAHNNQYLETPFYYDRANETLQKLGMKVTDRIPFLNEK; from the coding sequence ATGAGGACGAATTATCACACCCACACCACCCGCTGCCTCCATGCGACAGGGAGTGACGAAGAATTTGTTTTAAGCGCCATCAAAGGCGGCTATCAGGAACTTGGTTTCTCTGACCACACACCATGGGAATACCATACCGATTATGTATCCGACATCCGGATGACTCCCGAAGAACTGCCGGAGTATGTAGAAAGCCTCCGCTCGCTACAAAAGAAATATAAAGATCAAATCAGCATTAAAATCGGCTTGGAATGTGAATATTTTCCGGAGTATATTCCCTGGCTGAAAGGAGTTATCAAGGAGTATCAACTGGATTACATCATCTTCGGCAACCACCATTTCCATACAGATGAGAAGTTTCCTTATTTCGGGCGAAATACCCATACGGTAGATATGCTTGAACTTTATGAAGAGAGTGCGATTGAAGGGATGGAAAGCGGCTTGTTTGCCTATCTGGCACATCCCGACCTGTTCATGCGTTCATATCCTGAATTCGACCGTCATTGTAAACTTGTCAGCAGACACATCTGCCGGACAGCAGCCCGCTTGAACCTGCCCCTGGAATATAATATAGGTTACGAAGACTACAACGATGAACATGGAATAACAACCATTCCCCACCCTGCTTTTTGGGAAATAGCAGCACACGAAGGCTGCACCGCCATTATCGGAGTGGATGCCCACAACAACCAATATCTTGAAACTCCGTTCTACTATGACCGGGCAAATGAGACTCTCCAAAAGCTGGGGATGAAAGTGACAGACAGAATTCCTTTCCTCAACGAAAAATAA
- a CDS encoding 5-formyltetrahydrofolate cyclo-ligase produces the protein MQKLQSAKILAALEAHPAFRAATTVLLYHSLKDEVDTHAFIRKWSNEKRILLPVVVGDELELRLYTGPEDMATGTYGIEEPVGETFTDYADIDFIAVPGVAFDRKGNRLGRGKGYYDRLLPRIPAAYKAGICFPFQIVEEVPAEAFDICMDIIITSNEDELSHPHHPLPPCDRE, from the coding sequence TTGCAGAAGCTACAATCAGCTAAAATACTTGCCGCCCTCGAAGCCCACCCGGCTTTCAGGGCGGCAACTACTGTATTGCTCTACCATTCGCTCAAAGATGAAGTAGACACGCATGCGTTTATCCGGAAATGGAGCAATGAGAAGCGGATATTGCTTCCGGTAGTTGTCGGTGATGAATTGGAATTACGCCTCTATACCGGTCCCGAGGATATGGCAACCGGCACTTACGGCATCGAAGAGCCTGTTGGAGAAACATTCACAGACTATGCAGACATAGACTTTATTGCCGTTCCCGGTGTAGCTTTCGACCGGAAAGGAAACCGGCTGGGAAGGGGAAAAGGCTATTATGACCGTTTGCTGCCACGTATCCCCGCAGCTTATAAAGCAGGCATCTGCTTCCCATTTCAAATAGTAGAAGAAGTTCCGGCAGAAGCATTCGACATCTGCATGGACATAATTATAACAAGTAATGAGGACGAATTATCACACCCACACCACCCGCTGCCTCCATGCGACAGGGAGTGA
- a CDS encoding S41 family peptidase → MSTRNSSRFTPIIIAISVVAGILIGTFYAKHFAGNRLGIINGSSNKLNALLRIVDDQYVDTVNMTDLVEKAMPQILAELDPHSTYIPAQNLEEVNSELEGSFSGIGIQFTIQNDTIHVNAVIQGGPSEKVGLMAGDRIVNVDDSLFVGKKLNNELAMRTLKGPKGSQVKLGVKRVGEPKLLDFTITRGDIPQNTVDAAYMLNDDIGYVKVSKFGRTSHVELLNALAQLNHKKCKGLIIDLRGNTGGYMEAAIRMVNEFLPEGKLIVYTQGRKYPRAEEFANGTGSCQKMPLVVLIDEGSASASEIFTGAIQDNDRGTVVGRRSFGKGLVQQPIDFSDGSAIRLTIARYYTPSGRCIQRPYESGKDKNYELDIYNRYEHGEFFSRDSIKLNENERYLTSLGRTVYGGGGIMPDVFVPQDTTGVTSYLSSVINRGLTLQFTFQYTDNNRKKLSQYETEEDLLNYLRHQGLVEQFIRFADSKGVKRRNILIQKSYKRLEANIYGNIIYNMLGLEAYLKYFNKSDATVQQGIELLEKGEAFPKAPAETEEEVTKDNKDGKKKRTAQAYGITEDPTRIFDFAEATIS, encoded by the coding sequence ATGAGTACAAGAAACTCTTCACGTTTTACGCCTATCATCATAGCTATCAGCGTGGTGGCCGGTATTCTTATCGGTACATTTTATGCCAAGCACTTCGCCGGCAACCGTCTGGGTATCATCAACGGTTCTTCCAACAAGCTGAATGCGCTGTTGAGAATCGTAGATGATCAATATGTAGACACCGTAAACATGACCGACCTCGTGGAGAAGGCTATGCCACAGATCCTGGCAGAACTGGACCCGCACTCCACTTACATCCCTGCACAGAATCTCGAAGAAGTCAATTCGGAACTGGAAGGCAGTTTCAGCGGAATCGGTATCCAGTTTACGATACAGAATGATACGATTCATGTGAATGCCGTTATCCAGGGAGGCCCATCTGAAAAAGTGGGACTCATGGCGGGCGACCGCATCGTTAATGTAGACGACAGTTTATTTGTAGGCAAAAAGCTGAACAACGAACTAGCCATGCGCACACTGAAAGGTCCTAAGGGATCGCAGGTGAAACTGGGTGTCAAACGCGTAGGAGAACCGAAATTGCTGGACTTCACCATCACCCGCGGAGACATTCCTCAAAATACAGTAGACGCTGCCTATATGCTGAACGATGATATCGGTTATGTAAAAGTCAGCAAATTCGGACGGACAAGCCACGTAGAATTGCTTAACGCCTTGGCCCAGCTCAATCATAAGAAATGTAAAGGACTGATTATTGACCTTCGCGGCAATACAGGAGGATACATGGAAGCTGCCATCCGCATGGTGAATGAATTCCTGCCCGAAGGTAAACTGATTGTATATACACAAGGACGTAAATATCCCCGTGCGGAAGAATTTGCCAACGGTACGGGCAGTTGCCAGAAAATGCCACTCGTTGTATTGATTGACGAGGGTTCTGCTTCTGCCAGCGAAATCTTTACCGGAGCAATTCAGGATAATGACCGCGGTACAGTGGTAGGACGCCGTTCCTTCGGAAAAGGACTGGTACAACAACCGATTGACTTCAGCGACGGCTCTGCTATCCGCCTGACTATCGCCCGCTATTATACTCCTTCAGGGCGTTGCATCCAACGTCCTTACGAAAGTGGTAAAGACAAGAATTATGAACTAGACATATACAACCGCTACGAACACGGTGAGTTCTTCTCACGCGACAGCATCAAGCTGAACGAAAACGAACGCTATCTCACCAGCCTGGGACGCACTGTTTATGGTGGTGGCGGTATCATGCCGGATGTATTTGTACCACAAGATACTACCGGAGTCACTTCTTATCTCTCATCAGTAATCAACCGCGGACTAACTCTTCAGTTTACTTTCCAGTACACGGACAATAATCGGAAGAAGCTGAGCCAGTATGAAACGGAAGAAGACCTGCTGAATTATCTTCGTCACCAAGGTTTGGTAGAGCAGTTCATCCGCTTTGCCGACTCGAAAGGTGTAAAGAGAAGGAATATTCTGATCCAGAAATCGTATAAACGACTGGAAGCGAATATATACGGCAACATTATCTATAATATGCTGGGACTGGAAGCTTATCTGAAATACTTCAATAAATCGGATGCTACAGTTCAACAAGGTATAGAACTGCTCGAAAAAGGAGAAGCTTTCCCAAAAGCACCCGCCGAGACAGAAGAGGAAGTGACGAAAGACAATAAAGATGGAAAGAAAAAAAGAACTGCGCAAGCTTATGGCATCACTGAAGATCCGACACGCATCTTCGACTTTGCAGAAGCTACAATCAGCTAA
- a CDS encoding dCMP deaminase family protein produces the protein MDTEKKQLELDKRYIRMASIWAENSYCQRRKVGALIVKDKMIISDGYNGTPSGFENVCEDENNLTKPYVLHAEANAITKIARSNNSSDGATMYVTASPCIECAKLIIQAGIKRVVYSEHYRLEDGIELLKRAGIEVIYTEMNEDSSPNK, from the coding sequence ATGGACACGGAAAAGAAACAATTGGAACTGGACAAACGTTACATACGTATGGCAAGCATCTGGGCGGAAAACTCTTATTGCCAGCGCCGTAAGGTAGGAGCGTTGATCGTCAAAGACAAAATGATTATCTCCGACGGATACAATGGTACTCCTTCGGGCTTCGAAAACGTATGCGAGGACGAGAATAACCTGACAAAACCTTATGTTCTCCATGCGGAAGCAAACGCTATCACCAAGATAGCACGCTCGAACAACAGCAGCGACGGTGCCACGATGTACGTCACCGCCTCACCTTGTATCGAATGTGCAAAGTTAATCATACAGGCAGGAATCAAACGGGTAGTCTACTCCGAACATTACCGCCTCGAAGATGGAATAGAACTATTAAAACGGGCAGGAATCGAAGTTATCTATACAGAAATGAACGAAGATTCTTCTCCAAACAAATAA